Proteins encoded by one window of Mariniplasma anaerobium:
- a CDS encoding TetR/AcrR family transcriptional regulator has product MKNQDIKRKIIDHTKILMQTNTHITIKDIAEACYMNIAAVNYHFGSKEKLLLTVMDEVVETLKVDIIKLINENDMEIEPFLEKIVTYVYNFAIENIGVLNYLFLTKELQSESSNALVKTFFTENEFTQMVYKNLKSSFTTENTKELTARYMILFSSFSIPLFIQISEINNKDHSPIETFKDPEFRRFYVKQLVKMVEHT; this is encoded by the coding sequence ATGAAAAATCAAGATATTAAAAGAAAAATTATAGATCATACTAAGATACTTATGCAAACAAACACACATATTACGATAAAAGATATAGCAGAAGCTTGTTACATGAATATTGCAGCTGTTAATTATCATTTTGGGAGTAAAGAAAAATTACTATTAACTGTAATGGATGAAGTGGTTGAGACTTTAAAAGTAGATATTATTAAACTTATTAATGAGAACGACATGGAAATAGAACCATTTTTAGAAAAAATAGTTACTTATGTTTATAACTTTGCGATTGAAAATATAGGTGTGCTAAATTACTTGTTTTTAACAAAGGAACTTCAATCAGAATCTTCTAATGCACTTGTTAAGACATTCTTTACAGAAAATGAGTTTACTCAAATGGTTTATAAAAATTTAAAATCATCATTTACGACAGAAAACACAAAAGAATTAACTGCACGTTATATGATATTATTTTCTTCATTTAGTATTCCATTATTTATACAAATTTCTGAGATAAATAACAAAGATCATTCACCAATTGAAACTTTTAAAGACCCAGAATTTAGAAGATTTTATGTAAAACAATTAGTTAAGATGGTTGAGCATACATGA
- a CDS encoding GNAT family N-acetyltransferase, which produces MKIVELQKETYKGYEIEVSYMTKAYHQIKIKKSKNINLTIKRKKTFKKQQKSFTMNLFEDHIEQPRVFGVFERRKLIAVIEGSIESWHNVYRVWNLYVSKRHRKEGFGTALFEHIEHIARSMDARALILEVQSCNDPAIMFYEKQGLHFVGLNTLAYTNEDIQRKEVRLEYGKRL; this is translated from the coding sequence ATGAAAATAGTTGAACTTCAAAAAGAAACCTACAAAGGCTATGAAATTGAGGTTTCATATATGACAAAAGCATATCATCAGATTAAAATCAAAAAATCAAAAAATATTAATTTAACGATAAAACGAAAAAAAACATTTAAAAAACAACAAAAATCCTTTACAATGAATTTATTTGAAGATCATATTGAACAACCCAGAGTTTTTGGAGTTTTTGAGAGAAGAAAATTAATCGCAGTTATTGAAGGCTCAATTGAATCATGGCATAATGTTTATCGTGTCTGGAATCTCTATGTTTCAAAAAGACATCGTAAAGAAGGCTTTGGCACAGCACTATTTGAGCATATAGAGCATATTGCACGTTCAATGGATGCAAGAGCACTAATTTTAGAAGTCCAATCCTGTAATGATCCAGCAATTATGTTTTATGAAAAACAAGGATTGCATTTTGTAGGTTTAAATACACTAGCTTATACAAATGAGGATATACAAAGAAAAGAAGTAAGATTAGAATATGGTAAAAGATTATAA
- a CDS encoding class I SAM-dependent rRNA methyltransferase, with product MDFCKIFLQPKEDIRIRQGHPWVYGNEIDHIEGIIKSGEIAYVYAYNNEFIGKGFLNTTSKIFVRILSRDIDEVIDEEFFKQKIKLSNQSRLDLGFKNSYRVLFGESDGIPGFIVDKYDAYLSIQILSLGIDLRKDMFINILVELFNPKGIFERSDVSVRKKEGLELFKGVVYGEVPEQIIIKENELLMEIDIINGQKTGTFLDQQENHNALKPYVSGKTVLDCFSHIGGFGLHAAYHHAKEVTCLDISEHAVSQIEKNAKLNNLSQVKAYKANVFDQLRAYHEENKTFDVVILDPPAFAKKRNDIKKAYKGYKDINLQALKIIEPEGYLVSCSCSHYMDQTLFIEMLADASHDAKRITQMIDFRIQSKDHPALLGSDESLYLKCVTLKVK from the coding sequence ATGGATTTTTGTAAAATATTTTTACAACCAAAAGAAGATATAAGAATTAGGCAAGGTCATCCTTGGGTATATGGTAATGAAATTGACCATATAGAAGGTATTATCAAAAGTGGCGAAATCGCTTATGTTTATGCTTATAATAACGAGTTTATAGGTAAAGGCTTTTTAAATACTACTTCTAAAATATTTGTTCGTATATTATCACGTGATATTGATGAAGTTATTGATGAAGAATTTTTTAAACAAAAAATAAAACTTTCAAATCAATCTAGATTAGATTTAGGATTTAAAAATAGTTATCGTGTTTTATTTGGTGAATCCGATGGTATACCTGGATTCATTGTAGATAAATATGATGCATATTTATCCATTCAAATCTTATCACTAGGTATAGATTTAAGAAAAGATATGTTTATTAATATTTTAGTTGAATTATTTAATCCAAAAGGGATATTTGAACGTAGTGATGTATCTGTTAGAAAAAAAGAAGGTCTTGAACTATTTAAAGGTGTTGTATACGGTGAAGTTCCAGAACAAATTATCATTAAAGAAAATGAATTGTTAATGGAAATTGATATCATTAATGGGCAAAAAACTGGTACATTTTTAGATCAACAAGAAAATCACAATGCTTTAAAACCATATGTTTCTGGTAAAACCGTCCTAGATTGTTTTTCTCATATCGGTGGATTTGGTTTACATGCTGCATATCACCATGCAAAGGAAGTTACTTGTCTTGATATCTCTGAACATGCTGTAAGTCAAATAGAAAAAAACGCTAAATTAAATAATTTATCACAAGTTAAAGCCTATAAAGCAAATGTATTTGACCAATTAAGAGCTTATCATGAAGAAAACAAAACATTTGATGTCGTTATTCTTGATCCACCTGCTTTTGCAAAAAAACGCAATGATATTAAAAAAGCCTATAAAGGATATAAAGATATCAATTTACAAGCTTTAAAAATTATTGAACCTGAGGGATATTTAGTTTCATGTTCATGTTCACATTATATGGATCAAACATTGTTTATTGAAATGCTTGCTGATGCATCACATGATGCAAAAAGAATTACTCAAATGATTGATTTTAGAATTCAATCAAAGGACCATCCAGCTTTATTAGGATCCGATGAATCATTGTATCTTAAATGTGTCACATTAAAAGTAAAATAG
- a CDS encoding nitroreductase family protein has product MTLTNLIKTRVSQKTYLDQEVQRSLIEELLDTSLYVPNHKMREPWRFIIIDGKQKEVLKTRYLEQLPKDHVEDIEKQIDKIFKAPTIIAFLMPLSLDYDDEIEDLQANAMLIQNFLLLANEKGLSTHLKTPLFIKTDLFKSILGVNPREIVSALVMVGYADKNSAAKRRTPAAELLSYYK; this is encoded by the coding sequence ATGACACTAACAAATCTTATTAAAACGAGAGTCAGTCAAAAAACTTATTTAGATCAAGAAGTTCAAAGATCATTAATAGAAGAATTATTAGATACAAGTCTTTATGTGCCAAATCATAAAATGAGAGAACCGTGGAGATTTATTATCATTGATGGTAAACAAAAAGAAGTATTAAAAACAAGATATTTAGAGCAACTACCTAAAGATCATGTAGAAGATATTGAGAAGCAAATAGATAAAATATTTAAAGCTCCAACAATAATTGCATTTTTAATGCCTTTATCTCTAGATTATGATGATGAGATTGAAGACTTACAAGCCAATGCAATGCTTATTCAAAACTTTTTATTGCTTGCAAATGAAAAAGGATTATCAACGCACTTAAAAACACCACTTTTTATTAAAACAGATTTATTTAAATCTATATTAGGTGTTAATCCAAGAGAAATTGTTTCTGCACTTGTAATGGTAGGATATGCAGATAAAAATAGTGCAGCTAAGAGAAGAACACCAGCTGCAGAATTATTAAGTTATTATAAATAA
- the glpK gene encoding glycerol kinase GlpK, which translates to MKDYILSIDQGTTSTRAIIFDKNSQIIASASEEITQIYPHPGWVEQNANEIWVSVLTVMARVLIDANLKAADINAIGITNQRETTVVWDKETGQPVYHAIVWQSRQTHDICHDLIEKGYEPLVKGKTGLIIDPYFSGTKIKWILEHIENGKARAKNKELLFGTIDSWILYKLTGGVHKTDYTNASRTMLYNINDLCWDKELCDLLDIPMDMLPEVRPSSEIYGYTVPYHFFGEKTPISGIAGDQQAALFGQTCFEDGMVKNTYGTGCFMLMNTGEKPVFSKNGLLTTIAWGLDNKVNYALEGSVFVAGSAVQWLRDGIELIEDAKETESLSTALDENEGVYIVPAFVGLGTPYWDPEAKGAMFGLTRGTTKNHFARAVLESICYQTLDVLTAMQKDAKLPIKSFKVDGGAIVNNFLMQFQSDILNIDVYRPKITETTALGAAYLAGLAVGMWKSLHEIESSWQLDRVFEPKMTEAKREQNIKGWKVAIEATRKYKV; encoded by the coding sequence ATGAAAGACTATATACTTTCAATTGATCAAGGTACGACATCTACTCGAGCTATTATCTTTGATAAGAACAGTCAAATTATTGCTAGTGCTTCTGAAGAAATCACTCAGATTTATCCGCATCCGGGGTGGGTTGAACAAAATGCAAATGAAATTTGGGTAAGTGTTTTAACTGTTATGGCTAGAGTTTTAATTGATGCAAATCTAAAGGCTGCAGATATTAATGCGATTGGTATAACCAATCAAAGAGAAACTACAGTTGTCTGGGATAAAGAAACTGGACAACCCGTTTATCATGCGATTGTCTGGCAATCTAGACAAACCCATGATATATGTCATGACCTTATTGAAAAAGGTTATGAACCACTTGTTAAAGGAAAAACTGGATTGATTATTGACCCTTATTTTTCTGGAACAAAAATCAAATGGATTCTTGAACATATTGAAAATGGTAAAGCAAGAGCTAAGAATAAAGAATTACTTTTTGGAACGATTGATTCATGGATATTATATAAGTTAACAGGTGGTGTTCATAAAACAGATTACACGAACGCTTCACGCACAATGCTTTATAATATTAATGATCTTTGCTGGGATAAAGAGTTATGTGATCTATTAGATATTCCTATGGACATGTTACCTGAAGTTAGACCTTCTTCTGAGATATATGGATATACTGTTCCTTATCATTTCTTTGGAGAAAAAACACCTATTAGTGGTATTGCTGGTGATCAACAAGCAGCTCTATTTGGACAAACTTGTTTTGAAGATGGTATGGTAAAAAACACATATGGAACAGGTTGTTTCATGCTTATGAACACAGGAGAAAAACCAGTATTTTCAAAAAATGGTTTACTTACTACTATTGCATGGGGTCTTGATAACAAAGTGAACTATGCACTTGAAGGTTCTGTATTTGTTGCTGGTTCTGCTGTTCAATGGCTAAGAGATGGTATTGAACTTATTGAGGATGCTAAAGAAACAGAAAGTTTATCTACTGCACTTGATGAAAATGAAGGTGTATATATAGTCCCTGCTTTTGTAGGACTAGGAACACCATATTGGGATCCAGAAGCAAAAGGTGCAATGTTTGGCTTGACTCGCGGTACAACAAAAAATCATTTTGCTAGAGCTGTGTTAGAATCTATTTGTTATCAAACTTTAGATGTTTTAACAGCTATGCAAAAAGATGCGAAACTTCCTATTAAATCATTTAAAGTAGATGGTGGAGCGATTGTTAATAACTTCTTGATGCAATTCCAATCAGATATTCTTAATATAGATGTTTATAGACCAAAAATAACTGAAACTACTGCTTTAGGTGCTGCATATTTAGCAGGTCTTGCAGTAGGCATGTGGAAATCATTGCATGAAATTGAATCATCATGGCAACTAGATAGAGTATTTGAACCTAAAATGACAGAAGCAAAAAGAGAACAAAACATCAAGGGTTGGAAAGTTGCTATAGAGGCTACAAGAAAATATAAAGTATAA
- a CDS encoding DUF1667 domain-containing protein, whose protein sequence is MENKELICIMCPIGCHVTIDKDLNVTGNKCKRGVAYAIEEMTHPKRILTTTVKTTSTTYPRVSVKTNKPLEKELIFDALKKLNGIILEKDVKIGDVIIKHICDTEVDIVATKQIHI, encoded by the coding sequence ATGGAAAATAAAGAGTTAATTTGCATTATGTGTCCGATTGGATGTCATGTAACAATTGATAAAGATTTAAATGTTACTGGCAACAAATGTAAACGCGGCGTAGCCTATGCGATTGAAGAAATGACTCATCCGAAACGCATTTTAACAACCACAGTTAAAACAACATCTACTACATACCCAAGAGTTTCTGTTAAAACAAATAAGCCATTAGAAAAAGAACTCATCTTTGATGCTCTAAAAAAACTTAATGGCATTATTTTGGAAAAAGATGTTAAAATAGGTGATGTAATCATTAAACACATTTGTGATACTGAAGTTGATATTGTTGCAACAAAACAAATCCATATATAA
- a CDS encoding NAD(P)/FAD-dependent oxidoreductase, which translates to MKDIYDITIVGGGAAGLSAALEAYDPNIKLLIIERDQIFGGILNQCIHNGFGLHVFKEELTGPEYAQKLIDSVIKKNIEYILDTTVVDIKKEDIFTLTVSNIEHGEFEIKSKTIILTSGCYERSRGQISIPGDRPKGIMTAGSAQRYLNMDGYLVGKEIFILGSGDIGLIMARRMTLEGAHVLGVAELMPFSNGLTRNVVQCLNDFDIPLYLSHTVTDVVGKESLEAITIQEVDKDYNFIEGTQKTFKVDTLLLSVGLIPDVKLFESIAIDIDPLTKSAYVNQALETSIEGLFVCGNALHVHDLVDDVTIESQKAGRSAKKYILDAKKDKACKKVVDFDQLIRYIVPQSIDFNNLSQDVDLSFRTSKKIEKATFVVEQNGKIIKEVKAKYIVPAEMQKIKLSPSDFISKDDLYIHVKEMS; encoded by the coding sequence ATGAAAGATATCTATGATATAACAATTGTTGGTGGTGGAGCTGCTGGTCTATCTGCTGCTTTAGAAGCTTATGATCCAAATATAAAACTTTTAATTATCGAGAGAGATCAAATATTTGGTGGCATTCTCAATCAATGTATTCACAATGGTTTTGGACTTCATGTGTTCAAAGAAGAATTAACAGGTCCTGAATATGCTCAAAAACTTATCGACAGTGTCATCAAAAAGAACATCGAATATATTTTAGATACAACAGTTGTTGATATCAAAAAAGAGGACATATTCACTTTAACTGTATCTAACATAGAACATGGTGAGTTTGAAATTAAATCAAAAACAATTATTCTAACAAGTGGTTGTTATGAAAGATCTCGTGGTCAAATATCAATTCCAGGAGATAGACCTAAGGGAATCATGACAGCAGGTTCAGCTCAGCGCTATTTAAATATGGATGGTTACTTAGTTGGAAAAGAAATTTTTATTCTAGGCAGCGGAGATATTGGATTGATAATGGCAAGACGTATGACCTTAGAAGGTGCTCATGTTTTAGGAGTTGCTGAATTAATGCCTTTTTCAAATGGATTAACACGTAATGTTGTACAGTGCTTAAATGACTTTGATATTCCTCTATATCTTTCTCATACTGTGACTGATGTCGTTGGAAAAGAAAGTCTTGAAGCTATTACTATCCAAGAAGTTGATAAAGACTACAATTTTATAGAAGGAACACAAAAAACATTTAAAGTAGATACGCTACTTCTCTCAGTCGGTCTAATCCCTGATGTTAAGTTATTTGAATCAATTGCTATTGATATTGATCCTTTAACAAAAAGTGCTTATGTCAATCAAGCATTAGAGACATCCATTGAAGGACTCTTTGTATGTGGTAATGCTCTTCATGTACATGATTTAGTTGATGATGTAACCATTGAAAGTCAAAAAGCAGGACGTTCTGCTAAAAAGTATATCCTTGATGCTAAAAAAGATAAAGCATGTAAGAAAGTAGTTGATTTTGATCAACTTATAAGATACATAGTTCCTCAAAGTATTGATTTTAATAACTTAAGTCAAGACGTTGATCTATCTTTTAGAACTTCTAAAAAAATTGAAAAGGCTACTTTTGTAGTTGAACAAAACGGAAAAATTATTAAAGAAGTAAAAGCAAAATATATTGTTCCTGCTGAGATGCAAAAAATAAAACTTTCACCTTCAGATTTTATATCTAAAGATGATTTATATATTCATGTAAAGGAGATGTCATAA